Proteins encoded by one window of Dreissena polymorpha isolate Duluth1 chromosome 11, UMN_Dpol_1.0, whole genome shotgun sequence:
- the LOC127849787 gene encoding uncharacterized protein LOC127849787, whose amino-acid sequence MKVRFTALDRPDYRTTAGIDMGKLLSKGLGRRPESNVILPLASTYDDLQRKATELFPVLDGMAFDLVEGKRGNKLLPLDAGTTLGAIRSSNRGAEFARLWVLPDTYISTENATMWPDDRTEPSMDTSPIPDMDNSASFGASSSQVATTPIEAETE is encoded by the exons ATGAAAGTCCGATTTACGGCCCTTGACAGACCAGATTACAGGACTACCGCTGGGATTGACATGGGAAAGCTTTTGTCCAAGGGCTTGG GAAGGCGACCGGAGAGCAATGTCATTTTGCCGTTGGCATCAACGTATGACGACCTGCAGAGGAAGGCCACCGAGCTGTTCCCTGTACTGGACGGGATGGCCTTCGACCTAGTAGAGGGGAAACGGGGCAATAAGTTGTTGCCTTTGGATGCCGGTACAACACTTGGTGCGATAAGAAGCAGCAACCGAGGAGCAGAGTTCGCCCGTCTTTGGGTTTTGCCAGATACATATATATCGACAGAGA aCGCGACCATGTGGCCAGATGACAGGACTGAGCCGTCGATGGACACCAGCCCCATTCCAGACATGGACAACTCGGCTTCGTTTGGCGCTTCGTCTTCGCAAGTGGCAACCACCCCGATTGAAGCCGAAACCGAGTAG